Proteins from a genomic interval of Bradyrhizobium sp. CCBAU 53340:
- a CDS encoding potassium channel family protein — translation MTIDQLRERWADPALTVLTVLMVIMMFVVAPLQALGLFAFQVSELVLALLLVVGIFVISGSPVAVIGMLIALGMIVTGAILRIRSPSILDLNLFAGSWFIVGTRMAWAVARQTFAPGRVTYHRVIGAVLLYLTVAVIFAALYTFIGSLDPAAFVSMKVEDSPRLASEVIYFSFATMTTTGYGDVAPLHPVARSLCNMEAIFGQLYPATLLARLVTLEIEHRRQDS, via the coding sequence ATGACCATCGATCAATTGCGCGAGCGCTGGGCCGATCCCGCCCTGACGGTGCTGACAGTGCTGATGGTGATCATGATGTTCGTGGTCGCGCCGCTGCAGGCGCTGGGGTTGTTTGCGTTCCAGGTGTCCGAGCTCGTGCTGGCGCTGCTGCTCGTCGTCGGCATCTTCGTGATATCAGGCAGCCCGGTCGCGGTCATCGGCATGCTGATCGCCCTCGGCATGATCGTGACAGGCGCGATCTTGCGGATCAGATCGCCATCCATCCTCGACCTCAATCTGTTCGCAGGTTCCTGGTTCATCGTGGGAACGAGGATGGCCTGGGCGGTGGCGCGCCAGACCTTTGCGCCGGGACGGGTGACCTATCATCGCGTGATCGGCGCCGTGCTGCTCTATCTGACGGTCGCCGTCATCTTCGCGGCGCTCTACACCTTCATCGGCTCGCTCGATCCGGCCGCCTTTGTCAGCATGAAGGTGGAGGATAGTCCGAGGCTCGCAAGCGAGGTCATCTATTTCAGCTTCGCCACAATGACCACGACCGGATACGGCGACGTCGCGCCGCTTCATCCCGTCGCGCGCAGCCTGTGCAACATGGAAGCGATTTTTGGCCAGCTCTATCCGGCGACACTACTGGCGCGCCTGGTCACGCTCGAGATCGAGCATCGCAGGCAGGACTCGTAG
- the rocD gene encoding ornithine--oxo-acid transaminase — MSSSVIDLLATEARFGAHNYQPIGVVLTRGEGVWVWDTEGNRYLDCLSAYSAVSQGHCHPKILAAMVEQAHRLTLTSRAFHNDQLAPFYEEIAALTGSHKVLPMNSGAEAVESAIKSVRKWGYEVKGVPDGQAEIIVCANNFHGRTLGIVGFSTDPETHGHFGPFAPGFKIIPFGDAAALEAAITPNTVAFLVEPIQGEAGVIIPPSGYFTKVRQLCTASNVMLVLDEIQTGLGRTGKLLAEQHEGIEADVTLLGKALSGGFYPVSAVLSNNDVLGTLRPGQHGSTFGGNPLACAVARAAMRVLVEEGMIENAATQGARFLEGLKDIRANTIREVRGRGLMLAVELHPEAGRARRYCEALQAKGILAKDTHEHTIRIAPPLVITSDQVDWALERFATVLTQDFS, encoded by the coding sequence ATGAGCTCGTCGGTCATTGATCTCCTCGCCACGGAAGCACGCTTTGGCGCCCATAATTACCAGCCGATCGGGGTCGTCCTGACGCGCGGCGAAGGTGTCTGGGTCTGGGATACCGAAGGCAACCGTTATCTCGATTGCCTCTCGGCCTATTCGGCGGTCAGCCAGGGTCACTGCCACCCCAAGATCCTGGCGGCGATGGTGGAACAGGCACACCGGCTGACGCTCACCTCGCGGGCCTTCCACAACGACCAGCTCGCCCCGTTCTACGAAGAGATCGCAGCGCTGACCGGCTCCCACAAGGTTCTGCCGATGAACAGCGGTGCCGAGGCGGTCGAAAGCGCGATCAAATCGGTGCGCAAATGGGGCTATGAGGTGAAGGGCGTGCCGGACGGCCAGGCCGAGATCATCGTCTGCGCCAATAATTTCCACGGACGCACGCTGGGCATCGTCGGCTTTTCGACCGACCCCGAGACACACGGACACTTTGGGCCGTTCGCGCCCGGCTTCAAGATCATCCCGTTCGGCGACGCCGCGGCGCTGGAAGCGGCAATCACGCCAAACACCGTCGCCTTTCTGGTCGAGCCGATCCAGGGCGAAGCCGGCGTCATCATTCCTCCTTCAGGCTATTTCACGAAAGTGCGCCAGCTCTGCACCGCCAGCAACGTGATGCTGGTGCTCGACGAGATCCAGACCGGGCTCGGCCGCACCGGCAAGCTGCTCGCCGAGCAGCACGAGGGCATCGAGGCAGACGTGACGCTGCTCGGCAAGGCGCTGTCCGGCGGCTTCTATCCGGTGTCGGCCGTGCTCTCCAACAACGACGTGCTCGGGACATTGAGGCCCGGCCAGCATGGTTCGACCTTCGGCGGCAACCCGCTTGCCTGCGCGGTGGCGCGCGCGGCGATGCGCGTGCTGGTCGAGGAAGGCATGATCGAGAACGCGGCCACGCAGGGCGCGCGCTTTCTCGAAGGCCTCAAAGACATCCGCGCCAACACGATCCGCGAGGTGCGCGGACGCGGCCTGATGCTGGCGGTCGAGTTGCATCCCGAGGCCGGGCGCGCCCGCCGCTACTGCGAGGCGCTCCAGGCCAAGGGCATCCTCGCCAAGGACACCCATGAGCACACGATCCGGATCGCCCCGCCGCTGGTGATCACCAGCGACCAGGTCGACTGGGCGCTGGAGCGGTTTGCGACGGTCCTGACGCAGGATTTCTCTTGA
- a CDS encoding YbhB/YbcL family Raf kinase inhibitor-like protein, which produces MTIFAKFAVAILCLSSVDSVLAQELFELRSPAFDDNGKLLTKNAGKNPNVPSCIGDNVSPPLSWSGVPAGTKSLVALMDDQQGMNGLGVSHLVVYGIEPSLTGFAEGELGSASDKFVGGKNTLGTTVYLGPCPARGTGQHHYVITLIATDLDRSALAPGLTREELLRELKGHAKGAAGTVARFESP; this is translated from the coding sequence TTGACGATCTTTGCCAAGTTCGCGGTTGCCATTCTCTGCCTGTCGTCGGTCGATTCGGTTCTCGCCCAAGAGCTGTTTGAGCTGAGGTCGCCGGCGTTCGATGACAACGGCAAACTTCTGACGAAAAATGCGGGGAAGAATCCCAATGTTCCAAGCTGCATCGGCGACAACGTTTCACCGCCGCTGAGCTGGTCTGGCGTCCCCGCTGGAACGAAAAGCCTTGTGGCCCTGATGGACGACCAGCAGGGCATGAACGGTCTCGGCGTGTCGCACCTGGTCGTGTACGGCATCGAACCGTCGCTGACCGGCTTCGCGGAAGGTGAGCTCGGCTCTGCTTCTGACAAGTTTGTAGGGGGTAAGAATACTCTGGGAACCACCGTCTATTTAGGGCCGTGTCCCGCCCGCGGCACCGGGCAGCATCACTACGTCATCACGCTGATTGCAACAGATCTCGACCGTTCCGCCCTTGCTCCAGGACTAACGCGGGAAGAGCTCCTCCGCGAGCTGAAAGGACATGCGAAGGGGGCCGCAGGGACCGTTGCGCGTTTCGAAAGTCCGTAG
- a CDS encoding MFS transporter, producing MTAVDQGSVIETSLPTKSSPAFRRLAIASSLGSAIEHYDFFVYAFTAPIVFDRFFFPKMDSVASTMAVYATFAVGFVARPLGGIVFGHYGDRVGRKAMLMMTFLLMGMASFLIGCLPSYDSIGLLAPTGLVVLRFIQGFAFGGEYMNAVSLTLENAPSARRGFFASWINASGPVGVVAASGLIALLGFLYSREDFANWVWRVPFALSLALVLIGTYVRAQVDESALFLATHAKAEDDRTPLLTILRSWKKPVLLACLVNMVHSSFNYMSTVFVLGYAVKTLGMPQSSITSGVTVANIVEMCAVPLIAGFSDKLGRRPFIILGIVVAAAWYPVFFQILLTREPLAIVAGFVVSLGLVHALMFAPEAAFTAELFPTRVRVSGSSLGKQVGIVLGGGLAPLIGTALMGSSTSFTPVILYFEVIACLALLGVFLAPENSRKALE from the coding sequence ATGACGGCCGTAGACCAGGGAAGCGTGATCGAGACGTCGTTGCCGACCAAATCGTCGCCGGCCTTCAGGCGACTGGCGATCGCCTCGTCGCTTGGTTCGGCTATCGAGCACTATGACTTCTTCGTATACGCGTTCACCGCTCCCATCGTCTTCGACCGCTTCTTTTTCCCAAAAATGGACTCCGTCGCGAGCACGATGGCCGTCTATGCGACGTTCGCCGTCGGCTTTGTTGCGCGTCCGCTTGGAGGAATTGTCTTCGGCCACTATGGAGACCGCGTCGGCCGCAAGGCGATGCTGATGATGACGTTCCTGCTGATGGGCATGGCCAGCTTTCTCATCGGCTGCCTGCCGAGCTACGATTCAATCGGGCTCCTGGCGCCAACAGGACTTGTGGTTCTTCGCTTCATCCAGGGCTTCGCGTTCGGTGGCGAATACATGAATGCGGTGTCTCTGACGCTCGAGAACGCGCCGTCTGCGCGGCGCGGCTTCTTCGCATCCTGGATCAATGCCTCGGGTCCCGTGGGCGTCGTTGCGGCCTCTGGCCTCATCGCTCTTCTCGGATTCCTTTATTCGCGGGAGGACTTTGCGAACTGGGTCTGGCGGGTGCCGTTCGCCCTGAGTCTGGCTCTGGTCCTGATCGGCACCTATGTGCGCGCACAGGTGGATGAATCAGCGCTGTTTCTCGCCACCCATGCCAAAGCGGAAGACGACCGGACTCCTCTGCTGACGATTCTCAGGTCCTGGAAGAAGCCGGTCCTTCTGGCATGCCTCGTCAATATGGTGCACAGCTCGTTCAATTATATGAGCACGGTTTTCGTGCTCGGCTATGCCGTCAAGACCCTCGGCATGCCCCAATCGTCGATCACATCGGGCGTGACGGTCGCCAATATCGTGGAGATGTGCGCCGTTCCGTTGATCGCAGGGTTCAGCGACAAGCTCGGCCGCCGACCGTTTATCATTCTCGGCATCGTGGTCGCCGCCGCGTGGTATCCGGTCTTCTTCCAGATATTGCTGACCAGAGAACCGCTGGCGATCGTGGCGGGCTTCGTCGTGTCGCTCGGCCTTGTCCATGCGTTGATGTTCGCACCGGAGGCGGCGTTCACGGCAGAGCTGTTCCCGACCAGGGTTCGGGTCAGCGGCAGCTCGCTGGGAAAGCAGGTCGGGATTGTGCTCGGAGGCGGACTGGCGCCTCTGATCGGGACCGCTCTGATGGGCTCAAGCACGAGCTTCACACCGGTGATCCTGTACTTCGAGGTGATCGCCTGTCTAGCCCTGCTCGGCGTGTTCCTCGCACCCGAAAATTCGCGAAAAGCGCTGGAGTGA
- a CDS encoding SDR family NAD(P)-dependent oxidoreductase, with translation MKKFADRKVLVTGAGRGFGRALALAFAREGADVVVHYNSSAAGAEEVAGEVRALGQKAAIVRGDISSHADVLHITKTSFEALGGLDILVNNVGDMALDQVSWRQFDEKVIDHTLAVDIKGTMFMIHEVGSRMLDGAGGVIVNIGSQVVIAGSPRAPQYAAAKYGVIGLTKSYARALAPKVRVNTLGAAFMETEALKNRYDWKNGRRDEILKQTPLGRIATPEDMIGPTLFLAGDDSRHMTGQFLLCNGGLAMVGA, from the coding sequence ATGAAGAAATTCGCTGACAGGAAAGTCCTGGTGACCGGCGCGGGTCGCGGCTTTGGCCGCGCCCTGGCGCTGGCTTTCGCTCGCGAAGGTGCCGACGTTGTCGTGCACTACAACAGCTCAGCCGCGGGTGCGGAGGAGGTTGCCGGCGAAGTTCGGGCTTTGGGGCAAAAGGCCGCGATTGTCAGGGGCGACATCTCCAGCCATGCAGACGTCCTGCACATCACGAAAACCTCCTTCGAGGCTTTGGGCGGCCTCGATATTCTCGTCAACAATGTCGGGGACATGGCGCTGGACCAGGTGTCCTGGCGCCAGTTCGACGAGAAGGTGATCGATCACACGCTGGCCGTCGACATCAAGGGTACGATGTTCATGATCCATGAAGTCGGCTCGCGAATGCTCGACGGAGCGGGCGGGGTGATCGTCAACATCGGCTCCCAGGTGGTGATCGCAGGAAGCCCGCGCGCGCCGCAATACGCCGCGGCCAAGTACGGCGTGATCGGCCTGACCAAGTCATATGCGCGGGCGCTGGCACCGAAGGTGCGGGTGAACACGCTGGGCGCGGCCTTCATGGAGACCGAGGCGCTGAAAAACCGGTACGACTGGAAGAACGGCCGCCGCGACGAGATCCTGAAGCAGACGCCGCTCGGCCGGATCGCGACGCCGGAAGACATGATCGGCCCGACGCTATTCCTGGCAGGGGACGATTCGCGGCACATGACCGGACAATTCCTGCTCTGCAATGGCGGGCTTGCGATGGTGGGCGCCTAG
- a CDS encoding fumarylacetoacetate hydrolase family protein → MNIWPAGFGRAEIDFMKLTTFKVGQEQLVGALEGDEVVVLNVPNMRALFEMGAPVQEFAERAKTTRRFALKDVMLQAPIIPKKIFHTAGNYAEHAHEGDRSNWVAAIKPWIVFFQNVDAIIGPDDPIIYPEHLTKELDYEIELCVVLGRSGKHFSEAEAKDYIGGYVIFNDITARDIQRREMESANFSFSKSIDTFCPFGPWIVTADEIPDPYNLNIELRVNGEKRQVSNTSHMSVTLPQLLSKFSPAGFSAGDILTTGTVSGVAAFSANPQAWYLKPGDVIEAEIEKIGMLRNRVISWEEGHGAPAPEFQKF, encoded by the coding sequence TTGAACATCTGGCCCGCCGGTTTTGGTCGTGCGGAGATCGATTTTATGAAGCTTACGACATTCAAAGTGGGGCAGGAGCAGCTCGTTGGCGCCTTGGAAGGGGACGAGGTGGTCGTCCTCAATGTGCCCAACATGCGAGCGTTGTTCGAGATGGGGGCGCCGGTTCAGGAGTTTGCCGAGCGCGCCAAGACGACGCGCCGTTTCGCCTTAAAAGATGTGATGCTTCAGGCGCCGATAATTCCAAAGAAGATCTTCCACACCGCAGGCAATTACGCCGAGCACGCGCACGAAGGCGATCGGTCGAACTGGGTGGCGGCGATCAAGCCCTGGATTGTTTTCTTCCAGAACGTCGATGCGATCATCGGACCAGACGATCCGATCATCTACCCCGAGCATCTGACCAAGGAACTCGACTACGAGATCGAGCTCTGTGTCGTGCTCGGCAGGTCCGGCAAACATTTCAGCGAAGCCGAGGCCAAGGACTACATCGGCGGCTACGTGATCTTCAACGATATTACCGCCCGTGACATCCAGCGGCGCGAGATGGAGTCGGCGAATTTCAGCTTCTCCAAGTCGATCGACACGTTCTGCCCATTTGGGCCCTGGATCGTCACCGCCGACGAGATACCTGACCCATACAATCTGAACATCGAACTGCGCGTCAACGGCGAGAAGCGGCAGGTGTCGAACACCAGCCACATGTCGGTGACCCTGCCCCAACTGCTGTCCAAGTTCTCGCCGGCAGGTTTTTCCGCGGGCGATATCCTTACCACCGGCACGGTCTCCGGCGTTGCCGCGTTCAGCGCCAACCCGCAGGCCTGGTATCTCAAACCCGGCGACGTCATCGAAGCCGAGATCGAGAAAATCGGCATGCTCCGCAACCGGGTGATTTCCTGGGAAGAGGGGCACGGCGCGCCTGCCCCCGAGTTCCAAAAGTTCTGA
- a CDS encoding LysR family transcriptional regulator, with the protein MAPHVRIDPRRLLDLLAVARHGSFSAAAAALNVSQPGLSRSIALLEREVGAKVLERGRQGAQLNAMGTALVFHAEALEALLERAREDTRLRSLGLEGAVKLGVTPITAAGIVPRALEILVKAAPKIHVSVTEGLDSEIAEMLRRGHVDLVVSRIGGGSAYQELAEEELFRSDWGLITRPDHPIARRASVRLSDLRDVRWVLPAGGSAFRQQMERVFASSNLGWPTQSINTNSILAIKAIVMSTDCVSLMARELVGVEVAARRLCITPLKGVENQRPVGVMWRRNETLSPVAARVLEILRRISKDEFAVRKRVDLPKQGGRPVV; encoded by the coding sequence ATGGCACCTCACGTCAGGATCGATCCTCGCCGTCTTCTTGATCTCCTCGCCGTGGCAAGACACGGCTCGTTCAGCGCTGCCGCGGCGGCGTTGAACGTCTCCCAGCCCGGGCTGTCGCGCAGCATTGCTTTGCTCGAACGGGAGGTTGGGGCGAAGGTGCTCGAACGCGGCCGACAGGGCGCGCAGTTGAACGCGATGGGGACGGCGCTCGTCTTTCATGCCGAAGCGTTGGAAGCGCTTCTGGAACGCGCTCGGGAAGATACACGTCTGAGAAGCCTGGGCCTCGAAGGGGCAGTCAAGCTCGGCGTGACACCCATCACCGCCGCCGGAATTGTTCCGCGCGCGCTCGAAATCCTGGTCAAGGCCGCGCCAAAGATCCACGTTTCCGTGACCGAAGGCCTCGACAGCGAAATCGCCGAAATGTTGCGGCGCGGCCATGTCGATCTTGTCGTGAGCAGGATCGGGGGCGGATCGGCTTATCAGGAGTTGGCGGAAGAAGAACTCTTTCGCTCCGACTGGGGACTTATCACCCGCCCGGATCATCCCATCGCGAGGCGTGCGAGCGTCCGGCTCTCGGATCTCAGAGACGTGCGCTGGGTGCTGCCCGCCGGCGGCAGTGCATTCAGGCAGCAAATGGAGCGCGTGTTTGCCAGTTCAAATCTCGGCTGGCCGACGCAGAGTATCAACACGAACTCGATCCTCGCCATCAAAGCCATCGTCATGAGCACGGATTGCGTGTCGCTCATGGCGCGAGAACTCGTCGGGGTCGAGGTGGCGGCTCGTCGCTTGTGCATAACCCCGCTGAAAGGCGTCGAGAACCAGCGGCCGGTCGGCGTGATGTGGAGACGCAACGAAACCCTCTCACCGGTAGCTGCGCGCGTTCTCGAAATCCTGCGCAGGATCTCGAAGGACGAGTTCGCCGTCCGAAAGCGCGTGGACTTGCCCAAGCAGGGCGGTCGCCCAGTTGTATAA
- a CDS encoding FAD-binding oxidoreductase, with translation MTTVRSVAAEAAEFGKTFRGSLMQLGDAGYEEARKVHNGLVDKRPALIAQCRDISDVTDAVRLAQRLGLEVAVRGGGHNVAGRATIDGGVMIDLSRMKAIRVDPERRTVRAQGGVTWAELNRETQRHGLAVTGGVVSSTGIAGLTLGGGLGWLMGKYGLALDNLSSLELVNAEGELMRASKTDEPDLFWAARGGGGNFGIATTLEYQLHPIGPSITGGLIAHPFDRSRDVLSLFRESTSSLPDEQILIATLAHAPDGSGMKLAAMVTCHCGPLAAGELAVRPLKQFGTPALDGIGPMDYCELNSMLDAGYPKGAFNYWKSTFLRELSDDAIGTMIACFARCPTPMGQLLVEHVHGAAVRVGVDETAFPHRQEGYNFLILTQWLDAEMTDRCIAWTRDTYAQMEPFAATARYVNYLGDDEGIDPIPAAYGPNYRRLRELKNKYDPKNFFRMNQNIRPLV, from the coding sequence ATGACGACCGTCCGATCGGTTGCCGCTGAGGCGGCGGAGTTTGGTAAGACCTTCCGCGGCTCACTGATGCAGCTTGGTGATGCGGGCTACGAGGAGGCAAGAAAAGTCCACAATGGGCTGGTCGACAAACGGCCAGCGCTCATCGCGCAATGCCGCGATATATCCGATGTCACCGATGCGGTGAGGCTCGCCCAACGGCTTGGGCTCGAGGTTGCGGTGCGTGGCGGTGGTCACAACGTGGCAGGACGTGCCACGATCGACGGCGGCGTGATGATCGATCTCTCTCGGATGAAAGCAATCCGCGTCGACCCCGAACGTCGAACGGTGCGCGCACAGGGCGGTGTCACCTGGGCAGAGCTCAATCGCGAAACCCAGCGGCACGGCCTGGCGGTCACCGGAGGGGTCGTTTCGAGCACCGGAATCGCAGGGTTGACCCTTGGCGGGGGGCTCGGCTGGCTGATGGGCAAATATGGTCTGGCTCTCGACAACCTGTCCTCGCTCGAGTTGGTCAACGCCGAGGGCGAATTGATGCGCGCCAGCAAAACGGACGAACCGGACCTGTTTTGGGCTGCTCGTGGTGGCGGCGGCAATTTTGGTATCGCCACCACGCTGGAATATCAGCTTCACCCAATAGGGCCCAGCATCACGGGCGGTCTGATCGCGCACCCGTTCGATCGTAGCCGTGACGTGCTGTCGCTGTTCCGCGAAAGCACATCGTCGCTTCCGGATGAGCAGATTCTGATCGCCACGTTGGCTCATGCACCTGATGGCTCGGGCATGAAACTGGCGGCGATGGTGACGTGTCATTGCGGTCCGCTTGCGGCCGGCGAATTGGCGGTGCGTCCGCTCAAGCAATTCGGTACTCCGGCATTGGACGGGATCGGTCCCATGGACTATTGCGAGCTCAACAGCATGCTGGACGCAGGCTATCCCAAGGGCGCATTCAACTACTGGAAATCTACCTTCCTGCGAGAACTCAGCGATGACGCGATAGGGACCATGATCGCCTGTTTCGCCCGCTGCCCGACTCCGATGGGCCAGCTTCTTGTCGAGCACGTTCACGGCGCCGCAGTGCGCGTCGGCGTCGATGAAACGGCATTCCCGCATCGACAAGAGGGCTACAACTTCCTGATCCTGACCCAATGGCTGGATGCTGAGATGACCGATCGATGCATTGCCTGGACCCGCGATACCTACGCACAGATGGAGCCCTTCGCCGCGACAGCCAGATACGTGAACTATCTCGGGGATGATGAAGGCATCGATCCCATTCCCGCCGCCTACGGGCCAAATTACCGTCGTCTTCGCGAGCTGAAGAACAAGTACGATCCCAAGAACTTTTTCCGCATGAATCAAAATATCAGGCCATTGGTCTGA
- a CDS encoding LysR substrate-binding domain-containing protein, which translates to MTKLPPLIELRAFEAAARHLSFKKAASELGVTPTAISHQIRLLEQYCGKALFRRRPRPLSLTEAGARLFPVVRDGLEGFATALGKIRRKDDRQALRITTTNAFAARWLVPRLPHWRKQRPDAPLDIIGTDSVLDLPAGDADVAIRYATSRQAPREGIAEEFLSDTYWPVCSPDLLPAGGRLKNAADLRKQVLVHSYWFPSDIDPPSWQRWLSVARRRWRNLPNFADMQHLSFREELHAIEAVVAGQGVGIFSDVLVAAELASGALVKAFDLSLPGYQFYVVRRPSHPREKIIRAFSAWLLSVR; encoded by the coding sequence ATGACCAAGTTGCCGCCGCTAATCGAACTACGGGCGTTTGAGGCTGCCGCGCGCCACCTCAGCTTCAAGAAGGCTGCCTCCGAACTCGGCGTCACGCCGACTGCGATCAGCCACCAAATTCGGTTACTGGAGCAATATTGCGGAAAGGCACTGTTTCGGCGCAGACCGAGACCACTATCGTTGACAGAGGCCGGCGCTCGGCTGTTTCCGGTCGTGCGGGATGGTCTCGAAGGCTTCGCCACCGCTCTCGGCAAGATCAGGCGCAAAGACGATCGGCAGGCCCTTCGTATCACGACAACGAACGCATTTGCCGCGCGATGGCTCGTGCCACGTCTGCCGCACTGGAGAAAGCAGCGCCCGGATGCGCCGCTAGATATTATCGGCACCGACAGCGTTCTTGACTTACCTGCGGGGGACGCGGACGTCGCGATCCGCTATGCCACGTCCCGCCAAGCGCCGCGGGAGGGCATCGCAGAAGAGTTTTTGAGCGACACGTATTGGCCCGTGTGCAGCCCTGACTTGCTTCCCGCCGGAGGCCGGCTGAAGAATGCCGCCGATCTTCGAAAGCAGGTCCTCGTTCACTCCTATTGGTTTCCGTCTGACATCGACCCACCTAGCTGGCAGCGATGGCTCTCCGTCGCCAGGCGCAGGTGGCGCAACCTGCCCAACTTCGCTGACATGCAACATCTGAGTTTCCGAGAGGAGCTTCACGCGATCGAGGCGGTCGTCGCCGGCCAGGGCGTCGGGATCTTTAGCGATGTGCTCGTGGCAGCCGAACTCGCCTCCGGCGCACTGGTAAAGGCATTTGATCTCAGTTTGCCCGGATACCAGTTCTACGTCGTCCGCAGACCAAGCCATCCGCGCGAAAAGATCATTCGAGCATTCTCCGCTTGGCTGCTATCAGTGCGATAG
- a CDS encoding Spy/CpxP family protein refolding chaperone: MRAQQRTLQTQNRLLEREQRAQQSDLARQQRLGLQAPAAPATATAAAAQAAQRGRFAERFREQAPAQAQAALTTRQSGWAPRQAWRHRHPAVFVAWLGPVFWPYAYSDIFDYTFWSYAYEPGYWAYAYDDFVDTVFWGGDSPYSAYASTNPSDYPQAGGGYRARQRASASPQTLQQLCGTPDKGVTAWPLADIARAVQPTPEQRALLDELKTAAAKAADIFKDSCAETYALTPPGRLRAMMNRISATLEAVKIVRPALENFYNSLSDEQQARFNALGPNVGDRSQQQASAENCGDPKSGLTEFPIQRIEAVLHPAGKQKEALDRLSEATAKGVEGLQAACPNDAPLTPVGRLEAMQQRLEAMLSAAKLVEPALDEFYATLSSEQKARFNTLQQVASP, encoded by the coding sequence TTGCGCGCGCAGCAACGGACGCTCCAGACGCAGAACCGCCTGCTCGAGCGTGAGCAGCGCGCGCAGCAGAGCGACCTGGCGCGACAACAGCGGCTCGGACTACAAGCTCCGGCCGCGCCGGCGACAGCGACCGCCGCTGCTGCCCAGGCCGCCCAGCGCGGGCGGTTTGCCGAGCGCTTCCGCGAGCAGGCCCCTGCGCAAGCCCAAGCGGCGCTCACCACCCGCCAGAGCGGCTGGGCTCCCCGGCAGGCCTGGCGACATCGGCATCCCGCGGTGTTCGTCGCGTGGCTTGGGCCGGTGTTCTGGCCTTACGCCTATTCAGACATTTTCGACTACACATTCTGGTCCTATGCCTACGAGCCAGGCTATTGGGCGTACGCCTATGACGACTTCGTCGACACCGTGTTCTGGGGGGGTGACAGCCCCTACTCTGCATATGCCAGCACCAACCCGTCTGACTATCCGCAGGCTGGCGGCGGCTACCGCGCGCGCCAGCGCGCCAGCGCGAGTCCACAAACGCTCCAGCAATTGTGCGGAACACCGGACAAAGGCGTGACCGCCTGGCCACTTGCGGATATCGCACGAGCCGTGCAGCCGACACCAGAGCAGCGCGCGCTGCTCGACGAATTGAAGACCGCGGCGGCGAAGGCTGCCGATATCTTCAAGGATTCCTGTGCGGAGACCTATGCACTGACGCCACCTGGCCGCCTGCGCGCGATGATGAACCGCATCAGCGCGACGCTGGAAGCCGTCAAGATCGTGCGACCGGCACTGGAGAATTTCTACAACTCGCTGAGTGACGAGCAGCAGGCGCGCTTCAACGCGCTCGGCCCCAATGTCGGAGACCGCTCGCAGCAGCAAGCCAGCGCCGAGAACTGCGGCGATCCGAAATCCGGCCTGACCGAATTTCCGATCCAAAGGATCGAGGCTGTGCTGCATCCCGCCGGCAAGCAGAAAGAGGCGCTCGATCGCCTCAGCGAAGCGACGGCAAAGGGCGTCGAGGGCCTCCAGGCGGCCTGTCCGAACGATGCGCCGCTGACGCCGGTCGGACGGCTGGAGGCGATGCAGCAGCGGCTCGAGGCCATGCTGTCGGCCGCCAAGCTGGTCGAACCCGCCCTGGACGAGTTCTACGCAACGCTGAGCAGCGAACAGAAGGCGCGCTTCAACACGCTGCAACAGGTCGCAAGCCCGTGA